ATCTCAGCACGCATGTTGCAGCTGACAGCTACTCTAGGATCGGCTGTTTCGGGGTTTAGAGGCTGTGAACTCTGGGTTCCTTGTTTCCTGGTCAGGGTGTGTGCCTTTGCTCTTTTTGCTCTgatgacattgtgtgtgtgtgtgtgtgtgtgtgtgtgttagttgaTGCAAGTTCAAGGTGGGAATTTGTGGGAAAACTGAGAAGAAAGGAAGTTTCAAGTCTCTTTATTTATGTagacaaaccaaaaataaaataaaaattaaattattctaaATATTCTGAATATTACTATATATCTGCCTGAAGATGTGGGTTGGAAAACTGAGCAAAAAGGAAGTTTCAAGTCTCTGTTTTGGTATAAGGGGAATTGTAGcagacatgacatgacatgaaataataataataataataaattcatacATTCTGAAGATCAGTGATGAGTTGATGAGAATTGCTGGctgagaaatgaaatgaaataaaatgatacataatactataatataaatgcaaatataaaaacaaatatattatgtatattgtaGTATATATTactgtgaaattaaataaaaactaatgagCATGAACACACAGAGCATGGTTATAACATACCaccatttttacaatatatttatataattgttatGCAGTatttattgtgtgtatatatatatatatatatatacatatatatatatgtatatatgtattatagttaTATTAGATATAATAGTTACATTAATACTTTGTCAAtcaactgaaattaaattaattttaagtagaagtactaaaaaaagctaaaaagcttatatatatatatatatatatatatatatatatatatatatatatatataaaatctcattaaattaaaccttaaataaaatcgaaatgtaaaatgaaaatatggaaggttaatcaaaataataatgaatactgTGATAGTATAAAAGTGATGCATAAATTACACTGTTCTCAACATCAGAATTTTGCTCCATCTAATTATTTCATATATCTCTGTATTCTCAATGCTGTGTTCACATTACAGCCACTCCGTGTTGTTACTTGTCTGACTAAATGTTTCACGTCATCCTgtcagaaatatattattattttttggggaTGTTCTATTAATAGTAGAGGAACGGAAGCCTCAGTCTTGAATAATAAatcatctctctctttttcactcCTCAGAGCTCAACATGGAGTACAATCCTTCGGACCACCCTCGCGCCAGCACCATCTTTCTCAGCAAGTCTCAGACAGACGGTGAGAGACTCCATGTGGATGAGTGGGACGCTCTCCTCTTAAGCCTGGAGGCTCGAGGGGAACGTTAATTAAAAGAAACCAAACAAATCAGGAGGCGACCGCACAGATAGCCCTGACTTAGTCAGACCAAGCATCTCCTCAGAGAAGAGTTGTAATAATAGTTTGATTTAACAGAATACCCCTGGGTGATGatattttgttaaatgtcagCTCTTCTCAGTGGGTGATATTTCTGCCCAGGCTAATGTTATGATATTCTCCTTGTTTCTCAGTGAACTGCTAACGTAATGTTTTGTGACTCTGCTCTGTCTGCCTTGCTATCCATGCTCAGATTTAATTTAGATACCTTCTTGTTTTTCAGTTCTTTTACCCAACAAGAGAAGTAGGTTTGATCTCAGTCTGTTTGTTAGTGTGCTGATGTGTTGTGCTGAAGCTTTATAGATTCAGGCTAACAAAAAGTACTACTGTACATTGAAACTGCTTAATGGGGCAACAGATTAGTGTCATTAAATACAATCACGGCAGTATTTGCAGTCATTTACACAGTTTAATGGCATTAAGGGGATATGCATGTTGACAGTGTCTGTGAATCTGTCCCATTTTTCTGGCTAGGCAGCTGTTTGTTTAGATTCATGCACGCTGTGCTGTCATCTGTAGTTTTAGATTAAGTTATAATATGGATGGATGAAAATAGTCAGACTGCTAATATGTGAGAATAATATGTGAGTCATGAGACATACAGTAGCTTTCATATTTGTGTCTGTATGCATGAGGGCCAACAGATTCCAGGGACTGAGATAAAATGCCAAAACAATATCAAAGATAACTCTCCATACCTGACCACTTGCTTTTGTCGTTTGGATTTTCTTCTCATGCTCCGGTTCGCTAATGCCGCGTTTTCAAcgaaattacccagaacatttTTCCCCCAGAACTGTTGCTATCTGCATTTCCACCACGGTCTAAAGTACcgggtagggctgtgcaaaaaatcgaatgcaattttcatgcacatctcatcagtaaagacgctcctgtaattagaagtatatctccagcacatgcgttcggatcagggttgccaggttttcacaacaaatcctgcccagttgcttcttaaacctattccaaaactagtccaatcgtgcttccaggaggttccctgataaaaattgcttcccggggttacaatatcagtttttttttagcagggttgccttggtaaaattcacattttaagtgctaaatatcacgttatttgtattggggtcgcttcgacccgcggacatgaaaaacaaccacagacttggcaacactggttggcatttactacaccgagccgtaattcactgacaatctacacaaaatcgatgttaaaatcgcaggcaattctttgtcgattttgaaaacgattttgtgtcagttgtcggtagactatggctctgtgtagtaactgtcgctccacctgaaccagtgttgccaagtctgcgattgtttttcatatccgcggtttgaagcaaccccaataccaataacgtgatatttagcccctaaaatgcaaattttaccaaggcaacccttccaagaaatgtatattttaacccccgGAAGCAATTTCTATCGGAGAACCTCCtgtaaacgcgattgggctagttttggactagttttgagaagcaactgggaaggatttgttgtgaaaacctggcaaccctgatttgAACGCACTCTATTTTTTTCACCGCCctagtaccgggaagattaggcaaatagtctggtgacgtaggtctgcgtgcGTTTCTCAAAGTACGCTAATTTGGGCTTGCgatggaaacacacagagtactgGCCCAAAGTCTCTAGTTCCTAgtagttcctgcggtggaaacacggcTTATGCTGATCATCCAATCAGAGTGATCTCTCTCACAAACGGGCTCAGCTGCCAATTTGGCATGTTTAATCATCAGAAAGTCACTCTGTGTTAGTCAGACTACTGCCAATGGTGTGAAACAAACTGCAAAAAATAGTCTGACAGGGCCTAAACAACAACCCAACATTGTCTAGCGACTGGCTGTTGGCTTGGTGTGTCACAGCCTTCTATATGTAAATGAACTCTGTTATGATTGGTTAACTTCATGGAGACAAATGTTAATCTATAAATGCTTGTAGGCGTACGTTCATATGCTTATGGTTGTAATGTTAATACCATAACAATTTCTAAAGCacacttttgtgttttttaatagCTTTGTGAGAAATGTTACAGTATGTTTATGGAgtagtatatacagtatgtgtgcattGAACTTTGTTCTACAGAGACCAGCAATGGCAAATAAATAGAGAGGTTTATGAAGCTTTGACTGAGCAAACAACATTTGAAAGTCTAAATCCATGGCAAACATCACCAGCACTGTTTAATAGCTTGTGCAACTGCTCCGTGATAAAATTTGGATGTGCTATTGTGATGTCATTGATAGATTTACTCACGCCTAAATTGCACAATATATCAAACTCTGATTGGTTGCTTTACAGTCAGTTGGTCAAGTGtaccagatttattttattttattttttctaactgCTCATACTATGTACGCACAGACTGCATATGCTGCTTGAGTTATATTGCACTAATTAGTTTGTCCAACACCGAGCTAAACTGTTGTTTTACAGTCAAAAAATGAATGCAagagaaaaacaacaaactaCTGTAAATGCAAAAACAGTAGATCCCTACGTACATGACATAAGAGATAAAAACTACACATTTCATGGCCATTCTCATGACTTAATATTTTTTGCCTCGTTTTAGTTAAATCATGGCCATGATTTAAGAATTAATTCCCTTGTTTCAGTAAATCATGGACATGTACTAATTCGTACCCTTTCGTTCTCTTAATTCATGGCCGCGATTTAACTAAAATTTGAGAACAAGTTGATAAAATGAGGGAATGCATTCTTAATTCATGGGCACATATTATTAATTTGGGCCCAAGATGGATATATTTTTGGACATACACAACTCTAGCTAAAAACacgtaaattatttttattgtttataactTTCCTGAGAGAATTAGCACAGACATTATACAAATTCATTATGTTATAAAAGGCTGTGTTCACTTGATGCTAATCGTTTGCGTCAAAACGAAAGAACACTTCAGGCAGTTCTTCACTAAATTAATCTCCAAAGTGGACCAGACTTTATGCTAACATTCAGAAGTATCTCTATAAGAAATTAAcccgtttttattattatcttagctttatttttggcattttatgcattttatttttttaagataggACAGTAGGTCGACAGGAAGCAAAGTGGGTGAGAGAGCGGCGGGTTGGATTAGAAAAGGTTTGCAAGCCAGGACTCGAATTTAGGACGCACGAAGTGCAACGGTGCTACATGGAACGTTTAATTACAGTTAATGAAATATATCCAACAGTTTAAGACCGTCGACTTTATATTACTGACATTCCTTTAATTGTCGCCCTTGTCTTTTTGTCTCTGTCTAATGAACTGCACTGACTGTTGTGCTAGTGTTACTGATTATGTTTCTCTTCACAGTTCGGGAAAAACGGAAAAGTCTGTACGTCAACCATGTAAGTAGCAGCAGCCATGTCATCAATTGATTGTGTTTTCTGTTTCTCATAATGCTTGTGTCTACAATAAAGACATCCCTTCATGTGTCACAACACCCACAGAACTAATCAAATCCCACACTCAGCCACATGAGAATGCAGGAACCAGTATCGCATGAGTCTCTGAGCTAACAGCACTGCTTTTCTGATCAACGCTTTCtttctatataaatgttttaaaggaataattcaccatcCTTTGCTGAACATTTACCCTGAGGTCATCTAAGATGTTGATGAGTTTATTTCGTCAGAACagttttagagaaatgtagcatcagcaatggatcctctgcagtgaatgggtgctgtcggAATGAgagctgctaaaaacatcacaaaagtcCCCAAAGTAATCCTCACGAagccagtccatcaattaatgtcttgtgaaaagcTGCATGCTTGTACAAAACAGATCCATCATtaaggttttctttttctttttctttttttgtcagacTAATGCTTTCAGTTAAATTCCatagttcataatccataataatgctttattcagtaaataaaagtctgaatcaggagagaaatatgcacagatcaagcactgtttacaagctaaAACGGTCCAACATTGTTCTAAACAAACATGCCGGTGGATTTTGAAGTGAAAGgtcaacaggggatggactttgtCACTGTAAAGAAGCGATAATATGGATAATTGACTGGTATTTTGGCCAAAAGTGATGGTTGAGGTAATggtgtatttgtttcttacaaacatgcatcaTTTCGCATTACAAGATATCAACTGATGGACTggggtggtgtggattattgtgaatattttttttttttttttactgtttgaactctcattctgatggcacccattcactgcagaggatccattgttgagcagGTAATGTAATGCTTCATTTCTCGAAACATgttctgataaaaaaaacaaaaatgggtgaatacattttcagcaaatttttattttggggtgaccCGTTCCTCTAATGTGCATAACTTTCTCCATTTCATTGCCGCATGCTATTCATACTCGAACTGTAATGAATAGCATATGTTTTGTtcctgttttaatgtattttattacttTGCAAGTTAACACACATTGCGGAGTCAAAGGTAAATATTTGCCCATTgctctatttattttctttaaacttATGATATTGTGTCTGTTTTAACATTGTAATGATTTATTTCCAATATTAATGTTGCTTATCAGTTTTTGAAATCCTGTATGATACATGACTGTGTTTCTGCTGTACTGGATTGGGATACTAACGTGTACTCCACACACATTAAGTGAGAATCACTCCGGTATAAATGAGATGATAATAGCTTCTCTGAGGCTGCAGGGGGCCTAATTTTCATCCTGTTTGCTgaaagtctgtgtgtgttttaagaatAACTGATGTTTTAGTTTGCACTCTGCGTATCCTTGTGTTTCAGCAACATCCATCTGGTCCGATGAGACGCAAGTACAGCTCCTGTTCGACAATATTCCTGGACGACAGCACCGTCAGCCAACCCAACCTCAAATACACCATTAAATGGTACTTGAACCCTCATTGTAAACTGATCGAAATGTGCATGACTGGTTTAAGATGGATATCTAAATGAGGGTGTGGAAAGAGAATTGGGTTTTCAAAAGCATGGCTGGAGCCTTTGGAAATTGGGCCTAACAACATGTTACATTGTGTCATTGATAaataaaagtgacgtgacataaaACCAAGTACtccgaattcgtgctctgcatttaacccatcagaagtgcacacacacacagggagcagttggggtttcggTGCCTTGCTTGTGtcattgccggcccgagactcgaacccacaaccttagggttagaagacaaactctctaaccactaggccatgacttcccgtGAATGGATTGAGTGTGGAAGGGAGTCGTCTAAATCATTAAGTCCATGATTCAAAAAATGTACCCCcatttttgattctgaatatttCGTATCGTATCAGTCGTATCAGTTCCACTGATCATATTCATCACAGCACATTATGAATTTAAGTATGTTAGGTGTATGTTAGGTAGTAAGCCAATAACTATtttcattaatataaaataaaatctatataataataatcatcatcatcatcaaactaAAATGGAAAATCAATGATGTCACAACATTACAGTACAGTATGATATATTTGCTAAAGTTTcaacaatgttaataaattataagtgtttttttaaagatgagTGATGCATTAGATGTCagcaaaggtaaaaaaaaaaaacaattgagcaTGATTAATCACACATCCAATATTGGATATATACTACTATATACTACTTCTCCTTCAGCTTGAATTTAATGCTGCTTCATCTTGTTGACTACCGTTATATCAACTTCTTTCTGCTATCTCTTCTGTTTGCAGTGTTGCCCTCGCAATTTACTACCACATAAAGAACAGGTATGTTTTTCAATTCTCTCATCAGATCAGGTCttctatctatctgtgtgtctAAGTACTTTTATCTCCATCGTCTGCTCTGTCTCTGACTTTGTGTCTTAAACTGGAATAGCATATAAACCTTTAATGATTTATAACCTTCAAACTCCAAGGCTTCAGATCAATTGAAATCTAAATTTTACACAAGTTTTTGGTAACACAGCACTCTTTCCTAGTTCTTTAATTCTTTCTATGAATACAGCTTAGAATAAGTACTAGTCTTCCCTAATCTAATTTCAGTTCACCCTTCTCCTTTCAGAAATGTGGACGGGCGAATGCTGTTAGACATATTTGATGAAAAACTTCATCCACTGTCAGTAAGTGTTTCATTTCTGCAGCTCATTTATAAGATGTTTAATTGCATCCTGAACATGCCTGAATGTTCTAAAACGTCCTCTTTCCACAGAAATTAGAGGTGCCGTCAGACTATGACAAGCACGACCCGGAACAGAAACAGATCTACAGATTCGTCCGTACGCTCTTCAGTGCCGCCCAGCTCACGGCTGAGTGTGCCGTAGTTACTCTGGTGAGTGAAAGGTCACGTGACTTGATCGTGGACCAATACAAATGAATCCTTGTCTATTTGGATTGGCTGGTAGAACAAGTTAAAATAGGGTTTACCATCAGTGAAGTGGATTTCCCATCCCTCTTAGTGCCTAAGCTCAGCAGCTGTCTAAGGTGTGACTGTTCCTCCTCTATGATAAAATCCTTATTTTGAAGGCTCATCCCTTCTCACTTTTACAACCAAATACCTTCATGAGGTGTCATGAAACAAGTTGTAGACATACAAGGTGCTGTGAATGTTTGAGATGGGCTtaaatgaaagtgtgtgtgtgtgtgtgtgtgtgtgtgtgtgtgtgtgtgtgtgtgtgtgtgtgtgtgtgtgtgtgtgtgtgtgtgtgtgtgtgtgtgtgtgtgtgtgtgtgtgtgtgtgtgtgtgtgtgtgtgtgtgtgtgtgtgtgtgtgtgtgtgtgtgcgtttaaaAGAGTTATAATCtataataatcaaaatagcctaacacaaatctgtgttttgttctcatttatttttaataattcataatttttagtttagtgaatttaacttctgctttaaaagccttatttttgttttaagattGTAATGTTACAATTTTAGAATGAGATgtgattttaacccttttttgcacATTATAAAGGCTTACATCAACTTCATTTGTTTTCATAGCCTTTAACAGGCTATGAACATAAGCATACTCTAATAAGCACATATTTAAAGCACAGCTGCCCACCAGAGGAGTCCGCCGATGCAGTGGAACCAATTAAAAGTGCAATTTATGTCTTATACTTTCTACAAACAAAGTTGAGCTCTTATTAGATTTATTTCTCACTGTGGAAAAACGTATATTATTTGACATTGTTGTCCTCtattgagtgtgtatgagtgtttTTTCATTTCATAAGGACATCTTTGTTCGCCTACATCCATCAGCAGTGTTTATGAATGCTGCATACTGTCATAAACCATGTCAACAGAGAACAGACTTATGATTCAACCATTCAAGAAGTAATGGTTATAACGTTCCTTTAGAAGTACACAAAGAAGTATTATAAGAGTTACTTAAGAAACCATCACTATTGATAGTGTTCATACTTATTCTTTGCCACTAAACATAGCAATAGCCTTTTACAATTTACTTGTCCAACAGACAGGAAGATTACCTTGAATCATGTGGCATGTTAAAAAGAGGTGTGCTGTTTTTTGCTTTCATCAGTGGATAAAACCAAAGTGAGGGCTCATGCATCTACCTGTTCTGCTTCAATATTAATGTGGTGTTGAACAGTTTGTTTCAACCTTGTACAGACACATAACGGAGAACTTTTAAAGAGACATAGAAAATTTATAAATGTGCCTCAGTAAGCAGTTTGATcagagtatgtttttttttctctcatctaTATGGTATAAAATTGCAATGCCTACATGTTTAGAGAAATAATGTATCCATGTGATTAAGGAGTCAATAGTACAGAGtgtattttttgaaaatttaGTTTGCATTTCtgccttcatttattttttatgtattagatttttaaaatcataaaatatagcaaaattccAGAGCTTCCTATCTTTAAGATTTgccaaaatgtttataaaaaatatataaaaaaatgtctttgatctttcaagctgtttaatgccactcagcatgtgttgcatgcatcagtccaaaagaagtttaataaaaagcggccatgcaaaaaaagaaagaaaagaaaagtgtctcattattacattttaaatatggatatttttcttacaaaaacacattgattctctacaggaggcctttgtttacCTCCCGCCTAGCTTTATAGAAAATGCATGTTGCGATATTGCAATGTTGTTTGGCTTCTTATGAACAAGAATCTTACATTTAATCAAACTGTGGCCCAGTGAACAGTCCAGGTGACCATGTTAATGAGGTGAGGTGttggagaggaaaaaaaaaaaacttaaagagaAACAGACTCATctaatccaaaatatttttttatagtttttttttttccaaggggCAGATAATATATTGAAAACACCAGGGGGCCTAACACAGATCCGTGTGACACCCCATACTTGCCAGTGTTAGAGTTGCTAGTTccacatttaaacaaacaaattgcTAGTGGTCAATTCAAAACCAGTTTAAAGCAATGCAATTTTCTAGTTTCATGTAAGAGTATATCATGATCAATAGTTTCAAAAGCAGCACTAAGATCTAGTAAAAATGTAGTGAAATGCAGTCTTGATCATATACCAGAAAGAAGTCATTTGTAATTCTAAATGCTGTCTCTGTTCTATGATAGgccctgaaacctgactgaaattcttagTAAACTTTATATTTACATAGCACTccagttttttttaaaatgattcatGGTAAATGTcagaataaaaagataaaataaaattatatttgtgcTGTTAAAACTGAACGTTGTTCGTTTGCAGTTTGTTACCAGTAAGGCATCAGGTGTTTTTGTTGGTTGGCTGAGCAGATGTGTTTGTCTTCCGTTTTTCATGCCCCTGACCTGCATGTCAGTCTTGCACAATAATTACATATTTGCAATGATGCTGCAGTAACCTTGTTCCAAAAACAGAAATGCAAGGTTCAGTCACCAGAATCTTTACAGTTGACTTGATTGTCAAGATGCTTGATATCGATATTGAATGATACCAATtagaaaaatctaatttatgtttaacttagttatgatttttattttttatttttaaaagaatgcattttctctttttttctctcgctCAGGTGTATCTGGAGAGATTGTTAACATATGCAGAGATTGATATTTGTCCTGCTAACTGGAAGAGGATTGTTTTGGGTGCCATCCTGTTGGCGTCAAAAGTGTGGGATGATCAGGCCGTATGGAATGTTGACTACTGCCAGATCCTCAAAGACATCACCGTGGAAGACATGTAAGTGTGTGTCTCTTGCGCCTCTGAATTCAAGATAACATGACAACACTCTGAAGTGCAAGTAATTCAATATGTAGGAATAAATGGCTACAACAAAGTTGTCGGTTTCAACAACTtccatttttattattgataattAGCACCAGTTTCCCAGGAAGCAACCAGTATCTTGAACATGTAATAAAAACTGTGCTGTACttgtaaatgttttatgcaatattcaaattttccatacaaatttttattttgcaaCTATGAATGGAAACATTAATTTGATGCTCAGTCTTCAAACATTTCTAAGATATATTCTATCTTGAAGTTTATGTAAAACTCTAT
This genomic stretch from Carassius carassius chromosome 42, fCarCar2.1, whole genome shotgun sequence harbors:
- the LOC132123941 gene encoding cyclin-Y isoform X1; its protein translation is MGNSTSCCVSSSPKLRRNAHSRLESYRPEPELSREDTGCNLQHISDRENIDELNMEYNPSDHPRASTIFLSKSQTDVREKRKSLYVNHLTHIAESKQHPSGPMRRKYSSCSTIFLDDSTVSQPNLKYTIKCVALAIYYHIKNRNVDGRMLLDIFDEKLHPLSKLEVPSDYDKHDPEQKQIYRFVRTLFSAAQLTAECAVVTLVYLERLLTYAEIDICPANWKRIVLGAILLASKVWDDQAVWNVDYCQILKDITVEDMNELERQFLELLQFNINVPSSVYAKYYFDLRSLSEANNLSFPLEPLSRDKAQKLEAISRLCDDKYKDLRKAAKKRSVSADNLTVVRWSPAIIS
- the LOC132123941 gene encoding cyclin-Y isoform X2 encodes the protein MGNSTSCCVSSSPKLRRNAHSRLESYRPEPELSREDTGCNLQHISDRENIDELNMEYNPSDHPRASTIFLSKSQTDVREKRKSLYVNHQHPSGPMRRKYSSCSTIFLDDSTVSQPNLKYTIKCVALAIYYHIKNRNVDGRMLLDIFDEKLHPLSKLEVPSDYDKHDPEQKQIYRFVRTLFSAAQLTAECAVVTLVYLERLLTYAEIDICPANWKRIVLGAILLASKVWDDQAVWNVDYCQILKDITVEDMNELERQFLELLQFNINVPSSVYAKYYFDLRSLSEANNLSFPLEPLSRDKAQKLEAISRLCDDKYKDLRKAAKKRSVSADNLTVVRWSPAIIS